A single Epinephelus lanceolatus isolate andai-2023 chromosome 22, ASM4190304v1, whole genome shotgun sequence DNA region contains:
- the LOC144459932 gene encoding uncharacterized protein LOC144459932 has product MTVNSSFSSNDSLPDCLFTRPTSFFFITYYITNILLLLPLCILVLYLGLQRWQQQHSTSTAAAMTHSDSFTYHMVTMELVGVLGSIFGFCGVFVDRVHISWLGHFLWIFTWYGEMFFHILTCVERYLAVVHPVTYLSLRGERGIRIRNISIGCVWLLCVGTTICMTLKYSLVVAFCFLILSLIIVSFCSLSVLCVLIRPGPGEQGGDRERVDQSKRRAFYTILAILGVLLLRSSANLAWTVVHMLRESRDCSATAAEIWFNLPSSLVLPLLFLHRAGTLACCKNNS; this is encoded by the coding sequence ATGACAGTAAACTCATCCTTCTCCTCCAATGACTCCCTTCCTGATTGCCTTTTTACCAGACCAACCTCCTTTTTCTTCATCACATACTACATCACAaacattctcctcctcctccctctctgcatcctcgtcctctacctgggtctccaacgatggcagcaacagcactccacctccacagcagcagcaatgactcactcAGACAGCTTCACCTACCACatggtcaccatggagctggtTGGTGTCTTAGGGAGCATCTTCGGCTTCTGTGGTGTCTTTGTTGATCGTGTTCATATATCATGGTTGGGGCACTTTTTGTGGATCTTCACCTGGTATGGAGAGATGTTCTTCCACATCCTGACCTGTGTGGAGCGCTACCTGGCTGTCGTTCATCCCGTCACCTACCTGAgcctgagaggagagagagggatcagaatcagaaatatcaGCATTGGGTGTGTGTGGCTGCTTTGTGTTGGAACAACAATTTGTATGACTTTAAAATACTCTTTAGTTGTGGCTTTCTGCTTCTTGATTTTGTCCTTGATCATTGTGTCCTTCTGCAGCCTTTCTGTTCTCTGCGTTCTGATTCGTCCAGGGCCAGGGGAACAGGGCGGGGACAGGGAAAGAGTTGACCAATCAAAGCGGAGAGCTTTCTACACCATCTTGGCCATACTGGGAGTGCTGCTCCTGAGGTCCTCTGCTAATCTGGCTTGGACTGTTGTTCATATGTTGAGGGAAAGCAGGGATTGTTCAGCAACGGCAGCTGAAATCTGGTTCAATCTCCCCAGCAGTCTGGTGTTACCTCTGCTGTTTCTACACAGAGCAGGAACATTAGCGTGTTGTAAGAACAACTCCTAA
- the LOC144459765 gene encoding uncharacterized protein LOC144459765 has translation MTVNSSFSSNDSLPDCRFTGPASFLFITHYITNILLLLPLCILVLYLGLQRWQQQRSTSTAAAMTHSDSFTYHMVTMELVGVLGSIFNLCGVFLYRSDILLLGKYFWSFTWYGEAFFHILTCVERYLAVIHPVTYLTLRGERGIRIRNISIGCVWLLSVGSISFVIIKHFILLDFCFLILSLIIVSFYSLSVLCVLIRPGPGEQGGDRERVDQSKRRAFYTILAILGVLLLRSSANLAWASLHMLRQGSECTTTAATDWFNLPSSLVLPLLFLHRAGTLACCKNNS, from the coding sequence ATGACAGTAAACTCGTCCTTCTCCTCCAATGACTCCCTTCCTGATTGCCGTTTTACCGGACCAGCCTCCTTTCTCTTCATCACACACTACATCACAaacattctcctcctcctccctctctgtatCCTCGTCCTCTACCTGGGTCTCCAACGATGGCAGCAACAGCGCTCcacctccacagcagcagcaatgactcactcAGACAGCTTCACCTACCACatggtcaccatggagctggtTGGTGTCTTAGGGAGCATCTTCAACCTCTGTGGTGTCTTTTTATATCGTTCTGATATATTATTGTTGGGGAAGTATTTCTGGTCCTTCACCTGGTATGGAGAGGCTTTCTTCCACATCCTGACCTGTGTGGAGCGCTACCTGGCTGTCATTCATCCTGTCACCTACCTGAccctgagaggagagagagggatcagaatcagaaatatcaGCATTGGGTGTGTGTGGCTGCTCTCTGTTGGATCAATAAGTTTTGTAATTATAAAACACTTCATACTTTTGGATTTCTGCTTCTTGATTTTGTCCTTGATCATCGTGTCCTTCTACAGCCTTTCTGTTCTCTGCGTTCTGATTCGTCCAGGGCCAGGGGAACAGGGTGGAGACAGGGAAAGAGTTGACCAATCAAAGCGAAGAGCTTTCTACACCATCTTGGCCATACTGGGAGTGCTGCTCCTGAGGTCCTCTGCTAATCTGGCTTGGGCTTCTCTTCATATGTTGAGGCAAGGTAGTGAGTgtacaacaacagcagctacaGACTGGTTCAATCTCCCCAGCAGTCTGGTGTTACCTCTGCTGTTTCTACACAGAGCAGGAACATTAGCGTGTTGTAAGAACAACTCCTAA
- the LOC144459764 gene encoding uncharacterized protein LOC144459764, protein MAVNSSSINSLHSILSLDIYCYITRPSSLIFATYFFIHILLILSLCIFVLYLGLQRWRRQRSTSTAAKTSHSDIFTYHMVTMELIGVTGSILCCCGIILDDAYILYVGFIPWAFTWYGETFFHILTCVDRYLAVVHPFTYLSLKGERGIRIRNISTGCVWLLCCGATSLINENSSLIGDFCLLIFSMIIVSFCSFSVLYVLKRPGPGEQGGDRERVDQSKRRAFYTILAILGVLLLKCLSNLIWTVFHMFMEIECVITAVELWLNLPSSLVLPLLFLHRAGTLACCKNNT, encoded by the coding sequence ATGGCAGTAAACTCTTCTTCCATCAACTCCCTTCATAGCATTTTATCTTTGGACATTTACTGCTACATCACCAGACCAAGCTCCCTAATCTTTGCCACATACTTCTTCATCCAtatcctcctcatcctctctctctgcatcttCGTACTCTACCTGGGTCTCCAACGATGGCGGCGACAGCGCTCCACCTCCACAGCAGCAAAGACAAGCCACTCAGACATCTTCACCTACCACatggtcaccatggagctgatTGGTGTCACAGGGAGCattctctgctgctgtggtATCATTTTGGATGATGCTTATATATTGTACGTGGGTTTTATTCCTTGGGCCTTCACCTGGTATGGAGAGACGTTCTTCCACATCCTGACCTGTGTGGATCGCTACCTGGCTGTCGTTCATCCCTTCACCTACCTGAGCctgaaaggagagagagggatcagaatcagaaacatCAGCACAGGGTGTGTTTGGCTGCTTTGCTGTGGAGCAACAAGTCTAATTAATGAAAACAGCTCCTTAATTGGGGATTTCTGCCTCTTGATTTTCTCTATGATCATCGTGTCCTTCTGCAGCTTCTCTGTTCTGTACGTTCTGAAGCGTCCAGGGCCAGGGGAACAGGGCGGGGACAGGGAAAGAGTTGACCAATCAAAGCGGAGAGCTTTCTACACCATCTTGGCCATACTGGGAGTGCTGCTGTTGAAGTGTTTATCAAATCTGATTTGGACTGTTTTTCACATGTTCATGGAAATTGAGTGTGTGATAACAGCAGTTGAGCTCTGGCTTAATCTCCCCAGCAGTCTGGTGTTACCTCTGCTGTTTCTACACCGAGCAGGAACATTAGCTTGTTGTAAGAACAACACCTGA